A genome region from Perca fluviatilis chromosome 20, GENO_Pfluv_1.0, whole genome shotgun sequence includes the following:
- the LOC120548638 gene encoding uncharacterized protein LOC120548638, with the protein MNRVSWMTLVVLLSAESSFSWDVNELTVIVDTIRREYRIQEQFCLAANIPLDTQDRNTLSNVLQHDRYENNVDRTLNSGVAYVGTNVVIATRASDIHAEPQVLLEENMETLINNHVGNRLLIYSYLSPCVGRCTNPFDKKFNILKDIRNNVIPYWPNRVAFVFTTVCDDKRCGRVRGHEKPTKDELRESLSELGGTGIGLENIFRCYKPPNLGFECHSCSSNGAVSDVCVQNNFVPGQQSQQRPKQRGRSRSRSRSRDSGRSYRPEKRGRSRSSSSDSGRRYRSEKRGRNRSSSSDNGRRYRSEKRGRNRSSSTKRVGKKSRSSHSRG; encoded by the exons GAAAGCAGTTTCTCTTGGGACGTGAATGAGCTGACTGTTATTGTAGACACCATcaggagaga GTACAGAATACAGGAGCAGTTCTGTCTGGCTGCAAACATCCCACTAGACACCCAAGACAGAAATACACTTTCTAATGTCCTTCAACATGACCGCTACGAGAACAACGTGGATCGAACGCTTAACAGCGGCGTAGCATACGTCGGGACAAATGTGGTTATAGCCACACGTGCAAGCGATATACATGCAGAACCTCAAGTTCTGTTAGAGGAAAACATGGAAACATTGATTAACAATCATGTGGGAAACCGCCTGCTCATTTACTCTTACCTCTCCCCATGTGTAGGCAGGTGTACAAACCCATTCGACAAAAAGTTCAACATCCTTAAAGACATTAGAAATAATGTCATTCCATACTGGCCTAATCGCGTGGCCTTTGTGTTTACAACAGTCTGTGATGACAAGAGATGTGGTCGTGTTCGTGGACATGAAAAACCTACCAAAGACGAGTTGAGAGAATCACTGAGCGAGCTCGGGGGAACTGGGATTGGCCTCGAAAACATTTTCCGCTGTTACAAACCACCAAACTTAGGATTTGAGTGCCACAGCTGCTCGTCTAACGGAGCCGTTTCAGATGTTTGTGTTCAAAACAACTTTGTACCTGGACAGCAGTCACAGCAACGTCCCAAACAGAGAGGAAGAAGCAGAAGTAGAAGCAGAAGTAGAGACAGCGGTAGGAGTTATCGTCctgaaaagagaggaagaagcaGAAGTAGCAGTAGTGACAGCGGTAGGCGTTATCGTTctgaaaagagaggaagaaacagaAGCAGCAGTAGTGACAACGGTAGGCGTTATCGTTctgaaaagagaggaagaaacagaAGCAGCAGCACAAAGAGAGTAGGTAAGAAGAGTAGAAGTAGCCACAGCCGAGGCTGA